The Ranitomeya variabilis isolate aRanVar5 chromosome 7, aRanVar5.hap1, whole genome shotgun sequence genome includes a window with the following:
- the LOC143785565 gene encoding ras-related protein Rap-2c-like — protein MSISVQSSGTVRLVFMGAAGVGKTSLIQQLLYDRFEPRHRCTVEEVYCLEPNALQLRIEIVDTSGSYSFPAMQKLRIQQGDAFALVFSLADLESFQEVERLREEILQIKGETDVPIVVIGNKTDLFPGVESDAGQLMALQAAATAELEWDSGYVESSAKSNQKVQDVFEELLRRVNLPCLLSPALERRRASAQPEPRRKQPRRKQQNCILS, from the coding sequence ATGTCCATCTCGGTGCAATCCAGCGGCACAGTGCGCCTGGTCTTCATGGGTGCTGCCGGCGTGGGCAAGACTTCCTTGATCCAGCAGTTGTTATATGACCGTTTCGAACCCCGACACCGGTGCACGGTGGAAGAGGTCTACTGCCTGGAGCCCAACGCCCTCCAATTACGCATAGAAATTGTGGACACCAGCGGCAGCTACTCCTTCCCCGCCATGCAGAAGCTTCGCATCCAACAAGGTGATGCCTTCGCCTTGGTCTTCTCGCTGGCCGACCTAGAGTCCTTCCAAGAAGTGGAGAGGCTACGAGAAGAGATCCTCCAAATCAAGGGGGAGACCGATGTACCCATCGTGGTCATTGGAAACAAGACGGACTTGTTCCCCGGCGTGGAATCAGACGCTGGGCAGCTCATGGCGCTACAGGCTGCTGCAACGGCAGAACTGGAATGGGACAGCGGCTACGTAGAGAGCTCAGCCAAGAGCAACCAAAAAGTACAGGACGTTTTTGAGGAACTCTTACGCAGGGTTAACCTGCCATGTCTACTGAGCCCTGCGCTAGAGCGACGCAGAGCCAGCGCACAGCCAGAACCCCGGAGGAAGCAACCTCGCCGGAAGCAGCAGAACTGTATCTTGTCCTAG